The proteins below come from a single Diadema setosum chromosome 21, eeDiaSeto1, whole genome shotgun sequence genomic window:
- the LOC140244732 gene encoding tripartite motif-containing protein 2-like — MASSVVRAEEIDREFLQCALCIDRLQKPKVLTCQHTFCEGCLELWVAKNDNQLSCPVCRKEYQLPANGVSALPDNFFVNSIIDFIGRKRQASANAQLCNGCENEASHYCQDCEEELCFDCAGAHRRLRVTKSHKLTTLDEYQASGMRVDCDFAKQEDKMCRSHRGNPLEFFCQSCDIPICRLCMLKDHHIGQHVHISFGEAAALRRESLGALASRAKEKVSVLRDAMMIFKETQRRLKLNRERIESQIKQRKQKMIEMIQLFEQEAAAELEEEFSSRNEKLEEAIQNQQRLLDKTLSVCNVLENLHGEGDDAALLYINRDTTWKLEESINFDATMTTDDNGFIGFNSAEDRHDRVAVFGQVQSPTMTSTSHVAIGLQPSCPPVISAGEDVCLTLTTRNAGGERVRTGGAPVTAKLCSPAGEVGIARVRDRMDGNYDITFRPNCAGKHRLILSVFGKHIGESPLEFDVEQPERQVITFGNLTTSGVNPFMADARLREPWGVAVSDRTGLVYVADTGNSCIRVFDLDGTPKGQIGFSNFPQRFEPVDLTINHQDHLVITDHRNQQVLVCSQDGSLNQIFGAAELRRPCGVAVNSLGNAYVTDHESHCVRVYDNDGAHLRDLGGYGNTWGSFRGPISAAINSKDELIVSDRDNHRLQVFDTEGDYLLEVTPSGEGEDEFKYPTGVAVDINDNIYVCNDWNGRVLKFSPDGTFLKRVDSDEDGLRYPNGIAVTEDGRVVVVDYGNDCVKVFA; from the exons ATGGCGAGTAGTGTAGTGCGTGCCGAGGAGATCGATCGGGAATTTCTGCAGTGCGCCCTTTGCATCGACAGACTTCAGAAGCCCAAGGTACTCACTTGTCAGCACACCTTCTGCGAGGGGTGCCTGGAGCTATGGGTGGCCAAGAACGACAACCAGCTCTCCTGCCCCGTCTGTCGCAAGGAGTACCAACTCCCGGCAAACGGCGTGTCCGCCCTTCCCGACAACTTCTTCGTCAACAGCATCATCGACTTCATCGGGCGGAAGCGACAGGCGTCGGCAAACGCGCAGTTATGTAATGGCTGCGAGAACGAGGCGTCGCATTACTGCCAGGACTGCGAGGAGGAGCTATGCTTTGACTGCGCAGGCGCACATCGTCGTCTCCGCGTGACCAAAAGTCACAAATTGACCACTCTCGATGAATATCAA GCAAGTGGAATGAGGGTGGATTGCGACTTTGCGAAGCAGGAGGACAAAATGTGCCGGAGTCACAGGGGCAACCCGCTGGAGTTCTTCTGCCAGTCTTGCGATATTCCCATCTGTCGGCTCTGCATGCTGAAAGACCACCACATCGGCCAGCATGTCCACATCTCCTTCGGGGAAGCGGCGGCGTTGCGGCGGGAGAGCTTGGGCGCCTTGGCGAGCCGGGCTAAGGAGAAGGTATCAGTGCTCCGCGATGCAATGATGATCTTCAAG GAAACGCAACGCCGATTGAAGCTGAATCGAGAGCGTATTGAAAGCCAGATCAAGCAACGTAAGCAGAAGATGATCGAGATGATCCAGCTCTTTGAGCAGgaagccgcggccgagctggAGGAGGAGTTCTCTTCGAGAAACGAGAAGCTGGAGGAGGCGATCCAGAATCAGCAGCGCTTGCTGGACAAGACGCTGAGCGTCTGCAACGTCCTCGAGAACCTGCACGGCGAGGGTGACGATGCCGCACTGCTCTACATTAACCGCGACACGACATGGAAACTCGAAGAGTCTATAAACTTCGACGCGACGATGACGACCGATGACAACGGCTTCATCGGATTTAACTCTGCCGAGGACAGGCACGATCGTGTGGCTGTCTTCGGCCAAGTTCAAAGTCCGACGATGACATCGACGTCCCATGTCGCCATCGGGCTCCAGCCATCATGTCCGCCCGTCATATCGGCTGGAGAGGACGTCTGCCTCACGTTGACGACGAGGAACGCTGGAGGGGAGCGGGTGCGGACGGGCGGCGCTCCGGTGACGGCCAAACTATGCTCACCCGCGGGCGAAGTGGGCATCGCGCGAGTCAGAGATCGCATGGACGGAAACTACGACATCACGTTCAGACCCAACTGCGCAGGCAAACATCGACTCATCCTATCCGTTTTCGGAAAACATATTGGGGAAAGTCCGCTTGAGTTCGACGTCGAACAACCGGAGAGACAA GTGATCACCTTCGGAAACTTGACGACATCGGGCGTGAACCCTTTCATGGCCGATGCGCGCCTTCGCGAACCTTGGGGAGTGGCCGTGTCCGACCGTACGGGGCTCGTCTACGTGGCCGACACGGGCAACAGCTGCATCCGGGTATTCGACCTGGACGGCACCCCTAAAGGTCAGATTGGCTTCTCCAACTTCCCGCAGCGCTTCGAACCCGTCGACCTGACGATAAACCACCAGGATCACTTGGTCATTACAGACCATCGGAATCAGCAG GTGTTAGTCTGCAGTCAAGATGGCTCACTGAACCAGATCTTCGGGGCGGCCGAGCTACGAAGACCGTGCGGCGTGGCGGTGAACAGCCTCGGGAACGCCTACGTCACTGACCACGAGTCGCACTGCGTGAGAGTCTACGACAACGACGGCGCCCACCTCCGCGATCTCGGCGGCTACGGCAACACGTGGGGCAGCTTTCGGGGGCCGATCTCGGCGGCAATCAACAGCAAGGATGAGCTGATCGTCTCCGACCGTGACAATCATCGACTACAG GTTTTCGACACCGAAGGGGATTACCTGTTGGAAGTGACCCCATCGGGCGAGGGCGAAGACGAGTTCAAGTACCCGACGGGCGTCGCCGTTGACATCAACGACAACATTTACGTCTGCAATGACTGGAACGGTCGCGTCCTCAAGTTCAGCCCCGACGGCACGTTCCTCAAGCGCGTCGACAGCGACGAGGACGGACTGCGTTACCCCAACGGCATCGCCGTCACCGAGGACGGCAGGGTCGTGGTCGTCGATTACGGCAACGACTGCGTTAAAGTATTCGCCTAG